The following is a genomic window from Chryseobacterium ginsenosidimutans.
TGGGTTCTGACGAATGGATCTCTTTAGCTGAGATACAAAATATAAACTGGTGGGTAACCTCTGCATTGGAAAGCAATATTGGTCTCAATGCAATCGCACAATATACTTTTACAAAAAAAAATCCGATGCCTCAAGGTTTGGGTACCGGATCATTATTTGTCAATAATTTTGAATCAAATTTAGATTTGAAAGGTGAATTATTGTACTTCAAAAATTAATGTTAAGGAGTAGGGCATGTTGGATTTCCCTGGTGTTCAGCATCCCATACTCTGCAGCATCTTGCAGCGGGATTCCAATTGTTGCATCCAAGAGGCGCAGATCCTCCTTTAATTGTTTTTAAATCACTCTTTTTAAGTTTTTTTAGATTTTTCATAATAACATTTAGTTTGATTTGTAATGTAAATATGAACCTCTTTTTTCTTTTGTACAATATTTTTAACTAATATTAACACACATTAAAGTGATTAAAGTGTAATATTGAAACGAAAAATAAAATACAAAGTTTACTTGATGCTTTAAGAGCATTAAATAGACAATGCAAAAATTGCCTTAAATAGTAGCTGTTTAATCAAATAGTTCTGCTCTAGCATTAAGTGCGCAATCCTTAAATAACATCTTTCACAAAAATTGTTTTCTTAATATACTCTAACAGTGAAGAAAACTTTCTTTTAACTTTTTCCATGATCAAAAAAATTTAGTATTTCTCTATCTGTTGAGTTGGCAATTTCTATGCCGTTCTTTTACTCAATACTAACTTTAACATATGACATAAGTCATAACTTTTTTTCTAATCGTTAAGAAATAATTGTAAAAATATTTTTCGTTATTTTTTGTTCTGTTGGTTATTAAATTCCTGTCAGTACCATATAAATTCCGGAAAATATCATTCTGCACCTGAGAGCTGGAAAGATATCCCCAATGATTTCCGATTTCGAATTTGAAACTGTTTAAAAGATCATCTTCCACAAATGTACAGTCGATAATTGAAACAATATCTTTGAATTTTTCAATGTTGCTTGGCCCATGTTTTCCCAATCTGGGTGTTAAAATATTTTTGGTAAATTGTGAGATCCCAAGAACCGTATCTTTTCGGTTTAAATATATTGAAACTCTATTCGCAAGTAAAGGCAGCTTATTAAACGAATCTTCCGAATCTTCAAAAACTTTATAAGAGACATCAGAATTTAATAATAAAACCTGATCAATTACTCTCAAAATATTCTCCTTTTTCAAACTGTACAGCATACTTTGAAGCACACGGTTTCCCATCGAATGTGCCATAATATGAATCCTTTGATTACAGGGAACGAGATCTCTATTAGAAAAAATATCCTTTAAAAATTGAGTATAGAAATAAAATAATCTCATTAAAGAATTCCCGGAATTGATACTCGAAGCTTTATCATCAAAATAAGTCAGCGGAACAATGCTGCTTGAAGCCGGCCAGCTGACAAATAAAATATGCTCGACGGGCGACAGAGGGTTATCAATAAACAATTTTTTAAGATCAAGAATCGCTTTTAATTCATCATCAAAATCATAAGCATAGCCATGAATAAATATCAAAACATCGCTTCTTTCTTTTGTAGAAGACATATTTTTATACAGCTCATAAAACATTCTCTGGCTTCCACCTAAATTATTGACCGTTAAAGCTGATTTTTTAATCCCTTTTTCATGTAATAAAATATCCAACACATCCTGGTAACCTTGTTTTTCAGGTTCAGAGAAGAGCTTGTAATTTAAAATATTCCGATTGGTATAATCTTTTTTCTTTTTTGCAGCAGAAGTTGGTTCCTTATAGTTGTCAAAATCACATTTCGCTATCCTGAAATTTGGGATAGAATACTCATCATTAGAAAAAGAATCTACTTTTTCATCTTTATGACGAACGATTTTTCGATTGCTTAAAATATAAACAGCCATATTCAAGAGATTGAGAAACGGTTTTTAGTTATTCCTAAGTTAAATAAAAATATTGAATCATTAACAATTATAGTTTTAAATTATAATTTTCATAAACCCTTAAAATTTCCTAAATTTGCAAATTGTCGTATAATACGGCATTTAAAGCGAATTTTAATGGAAGAAGAAAAAAAATCACTCAATTTTATTGAGCAAATTATCGAAGATGATTTGGCAAACGGTCTGAAAAAAGATCAGATCCGTTTCCGTTTTCCGCCTGAACCAAACGGTTATCTGCATGTAGGTCACACAAAAGCGATCTGCATCAACTTCGGTTTGGGTGAAAAATACAATGCTCCCGTAAACCTTCGTTTCGACGATACGAATCCTGAAAAAGAAGAGCAGGAATTCGTAGATTCTATCATGAAAGACGTTGAATGGCTAGGTTTCAAGTGGGATAAAGTGTTGTATGCATCCGATTACTTCCAGCAGCTTTACGATTGGGCAGTTCAGTTAATTAAAGAAGGAAAAGCGTATGTTGATGAGCAGCCATCCGAGGTCATTACTGAACAAAGAAAAAATCCTACAGAACCGGGAGTGGAATCTCCATTCAGAAATCGTCCTGTTGAAGAGTCTTTAGACTTATTCGAAAGGATGAAAAACGGTGAATTTGAGGAAGGTTCTATGTCTCTTCGTGCAAAAATCGATATGGTTTCACCTAATATGAATATGCGTGATCCTGTGATGTACAGAATTTTGAAAAGACCTCACCATAGAACAGGAATAACCTGGAAAATTTATCCGATGTATGACTGGGCTCACGGTGAATCCGATTATTTAGAGCAGGTTTCACATTCATTGTGTTCATTAGAGTTTGAAAATCACAGACCGCTTTACAATTGGTATCTGGAGCAGGTTTATGATGAATCTAAAGTTGCACCGAAGCAGAGAGAATTTGCAAGGATGAATGTTTCTTATATGATTACTTCCAAAAGAAAACTACAGAGGCTGATTGCTGAAAATGTAGTCAACGGTTGGGACGATCCAAGAATGCCGACTATTTCCGGAATGAGAAGAAAAGGCTTTACAGCTAAGGCTATAAGGAATTTTATTGATAAAGTGGGTGTTGCCAAAAGAGAAAATTTAATTGAAATTCAATTATTAGATTTCTGTGTCCGTGAAGATCTTAATAAGGTGGCAAAACGTGTAATGGCGGTGGTAGATCCTATTAAATTGGTCATTGAAAACTATCCGGAAGGACAGGAAGAATCGCTGATCACTGAAAACAATAATGAGCAGGAAGATGCAGGAACAAGAGAGATTCCGTTTTCAAGAGAACTATATATTGAGCGTGAAGATTTTAAGGAAGAAGCTGGTAATAAGTTCTTTAGATTGAAATTAGGTGGTGAAGTCCGTTTAAAATCTGCTTATATCATTAAAGGTGAGAGAGTAGAGAAAGATGAAAATGGAGAAATCACGACGATTTACGCAACATATGACGAAAAGTCTAAGTCCGGAAGCGGAACTGAGGAAAGTTTAAGAAAAGTAAAAGGTACTATTCATTGGGTTTCTGCAAAGCACGCAATTCCTGTGGAAGTAAGAAATTACGAGAAATTATTTACGGTAGAACAGCCTGATGCTGAGAAAGATGTAGACTTCTTGAATTTTATTAATCCGGAATCTGTCAATACAATTCAGGGATTTGCTGAACCTAGCCTAAAAGATGTGGCAGTTGGAGAACCTCTTCAATTCCAGAGAATTGGCTATTTCACGAAAGATCAGGATTCTACGGATACACATTTTGTATTCAATAGAACGGTAACATTAAAAGACTCTTATAAGCCGGAGTAAAAATTTATTTATATCATTATAAATGAAACAGGGCTTAATTTTTTAAGTCCTGTTTTTTTGTGTCTAAACGAAAAATAAAATACAAATTATTAACTAAAATTAGAGAAATTGTGAAATTAATACATATATATACAAATTCATTCAAAGGGCTTTCGCAGGAAAGTTGGATGCTGGCGTTGGTAATGCTCATCAACCGGGCCGGCTCGATGGTACTTCCGTTTTTGGGAGTTTACATGACCGATCATTTACATTTCAGCATAGAAAATACAGGGATTGTTTTGAGCTTTTTCGGAATCGGTTCTGTAATCGGTTCTTGGTTAGGTGGTTTCATTACAGATAAAATCGGCGAGTACAAAGTACAGTATCTCAGCTTATTGCTGAGCGTTCCGTTATTTTGTTTAATTCCACTTTTTAAAACGGAAGTTGGAGTGGCGGCAATCATTTTATTTCAAAGTATTGTAAGTGATGCATTTCGCCCTGCAAATTCTGTAGCGATCACAAAATATGCAAAACCCGAAAATATCACAAGAGCATTTTCCTTAAACCGAATGGCGGTAAATTTAGGATTTTCAATAGGGCCTGCCTTGGGTGGCATTTTATCGGCCATCTCTTACGAATTTCTGTTTTTCAGTAATGCTTTGGCGGCATTGGCAGCCGGAATATTATACATTATATTCTTT
Proteins encoded in this region:
- a CDS encoding bacteriocin-like protein, which encodes MKNLKKLKKSDLKTIKGGSAPLGCNNWNPAARCCRVWDAEHQGNPTCPTP
- a CDS encoding alpha/beta hydrolase gives rise to the protein MAVYILSNRKIVRHKDEKVDSFSNDEYSIPNFRIAKCDFDNYKEPTSAAKKKKDYTNRNILNYKLFSEPEKQGYQDVLDILLHEKGIKKSALTVNNLGGSQRMFYELYKNMSSTKERSDVLIFIHGYAYDFDDELKAILDLKKLFIDNPLSPVEHILFVSWPASSSIVPLTYFDDKASSINSGNSLMRLFYFYTQFLKDIFSNRDLVPCNQRIHIMAHSMGNRVLQSMLYSLKKENILRVIDQVLLLNSDVSYKVFEDSEDSFNKLPLLANRVSIYLNRKDTVLGISQFTKNILTPRLGKHGPSNIEKFKDIVSIIDCTFVEDDLLNSFKFEIGNHWGYLSSSQVQNDIFRNLYGTDRNLITNRTKNNEKYFYNYFLTIRKKVMTYVIC
- a CDS encoding glutamine--tRNA ligase/YqeY domain fusion protein translates to MEEEKKSLNFIEQIIEDDLANGLKKDQIRFRFPPEPNGYLHVGHTKAICINFGLGEKYNAPVNLRFDDTNPEKEEQEFVDSIMKDVEWLGFKWDKVLYASDYFQQLYDWAVQLIKEGKAYVDEQPSEVITEQRKNPTEPGVESPFRNRPVEESLDLFERMKNGEFEEGSMSLRAKIDMVSPNMNMRDPVMYRILKRPHHRTGITWKIYPMYDWAHGESDYLEQVSHSLCSLEFENHRPLYNWYLEQVYDESKVAPKQREFARMNVSYMITSKRKLQRLIAENVVNGWDDPRMPTISGMRRKGFTAKAIRNFIDKVGVAKRENLIEIQLLDFCVREDLNKVAKRVMAVVDPIKLVIENYPEGQEESLITENNNEQEDAGTREIPFSRELYIEREDFKEEAGNKFFRLKLGGEVRLKSAYIIKGERVEKDENGEITTIYATYDEKSKSGSGTEESLRKVKGTIHWVSAKHAIPVEVRNYEKLFTVEQPDAEKDVDFLNFINPESVNTIQGFAEPSLKDVAVGEPLQFQRIGYFTKDQDSTDTHFVFNRTVTLKDSYKPE